The DNA sequence GCAGTAAGGATGTCTCGGGTCGCGAACCGCCAGAGGCTTACCAGCCAGCAGATGAGGGCGAAACTGAGCAGAATCAATACATGCGAGATCGCACCCTGCTGCTCTCGCAACACCGCCATTGGCTGGTAATAGTGCATAATGCTGAGCGGGGCGAGAAACGAGGCGACTGGGGCAAATTGGGTCACAACGTTGAGAAGGTAGGAGCCCGCCAGGAAAGCGAAAGCCGCTGCGATTGCACTGCCCCGGCGGTTGGAAAATGCGGAAGACAGGAAAGCAACAGCCGCGGCCGCCAGATAGAGCGATAGAAAGTTGACGCATACAAACAACGCTGACGCGCCGCTTGCTGCCAAATCCGGGGCGAAAATGCCCGTACCCAGTCGATTGCCGGCGAATACGCAACTGGTCAGCAGAATAGCCGACGCCAATACGGCCGCGCTTTCAGTCGCGAGGACTTGAACTCGCGAAACCGGAAGGGTGAGCCAGAGGTCGGCCGTGCCGCGGTCGACTTCGCCTGCGGGTGTGCGGGTGCAGAACGTTACGGCATGCGTCCAGACGAGCCCCAACAGCAGGGGGTGGACCCAGGTGACTGACATCAGCGCAAGGCCCACCTGTCCCGGACCGATTTCGGCCCCCAGAATTGCCTGGATGATGTTGCGTATGAAGGCGAACTCGAGAATCTGGGCGGCGAATTCCTCCTTGAAGACCGAGAAGGCAAAGGTCATCAGCAATTCAAAGACAATGACCGCGACGCACAATCCCGCAGACAGAATCCAGGTTTCGCGGAAGATCTTGAGGAGCAAGCCGCGGTTCAATGGTCCTCTCCCGTTGCATAGAAGTTGCGGAATAGGGCGGCGAGATCCGGCGGGCCAACGGTAAGATCGGCGAGCGCACGGTCCTTGCACCATTGCACGAGTTCGATGGAAGAGCCGCGGAGGTTGGCTCGCCAATGATTGCCGTCACGTTGGACCTCGCTCAGGAATGGGGGCGGCGTCGTCGCCTGCGCAGCTTCCGGGCTTGCCCAAGTCAGCACGACTTCGCGATTGGCCCGAGCTTTCATGTCGGCAATTCGTTCCAGGGCGGCGAGACGGCCCTCGCGTAAGACGGCGACACGGTCGCAGAGATCTTCCACTTCACTGAGGGTGTGGCTCGAGAGAAACACCGTGTTGCCATCGCGGACGTGTTCGCGGAGGAGCTCATGCAGCATCTGCTGGTGCAGTGGATCCAGGGCGCTCGAGGGTTCGTCGAGAATGAGCAGGCGCGGTCGGTGGGCGAGGGCAAGTATCAAGCCGAGCTTTTGCCGCATTCCGCGGGACATCTGCCGGGAACGAACATGGGGGTCCAAATCGAAGCGTCTGCACAACTTCAGGCCCACCGGGACAAGATCCGTCCTGCGAAAGCGGGAGACAATCCGCAGTCCTGCTTCGGCGCTCATCCAGCCGGGGAGTCGGACATCTCCGG is a window from the Phycisphaerae bacterium genome containing:
- a CDS encoding ABC transporter ATP-binding protein, with the translated sequence MPAIVIQHLTKTYGRRRGVEDLSIQVAEGELFGFLGPNGSGKTTTIRVLLGLLRANGVARIFERDCWKQGPSLRAEVGYLPGDVRLPGWMSAEAGLRIVSRFRRTDLVPVGLKLCRRFDLDPHVRSRQMSRGMRQKLGLILALAHRPRLLILDEPSSALDPLHQQMLHELLREHVRDGNTVFLSSHTLSEVEDLCDRVAVLREGRLAALERIADMKARANREVVLTWASPEAAQATTPPPFLSEVQRDGNHWRANLRGSSIELVQWCKDRALADLTVGPPDLAALFRNFYATGEDH